Proteins encoded within one genomic window of Epinephelus lanceolatus isolate andai-2023 chromosome 9, ASM4190304v1, whole genome shotgun sequence:
- the ankle2 gene encoding ankyrin repeat and LEM domain-containing protein 2 yields the protein MEAVLSRLRGLSAEELREEFARADIKCGPITATTRATFERKLARVLAGPESSATESDSSSSAGVSGSAASIAADHAKPVSCATSAVAPTTSATSSKPKGAGEELDFGYGVGLNPPEEEEISVKTASNSFAEGTNSKTETPSKSAQVSPTFYYGVCPQWEDVLSRTERAHVYTDKKDALQAVKMMKGARFKAFPNREDAEKFAKGICDYFPSPNKSTPCVSPVKPGLVISKENMEVDTINRERANSFKSPRTQDLTAKLRKAVEKGDEVAFSELVWSNPRYLIGSGDNPTIVQEGCRYNVMHVAAKENQAGIAQLLLDTLENPEFMRLMYPDDQEAMLQKRIRYIVDLYLNTPDKAGFETPLHFACKFGCPEVVNVLCSHPDSDKNCKNKDGQKPCDLICSRKNKTQEVRQKISDYLEDRCFIPLLRATDNTSHPIIGDLWSPESSESLSLIQRHTRSPMDPVMTVTAFAGPLSPSKADDFRRSWKTPPRDKAELFHHILKSDPDRGAERVGRDLAHEMGHPWAEYWDFLDSFVDLSSTEGLRKLDEYLSKRDFSPRVHEEAGENETSNRFKTPSPGKPKKFCNSISVGAFLDEGDDISLEEMKNRQNAALTSITSSAASKDCLKGAVGGREFHILPIALHHRGADLIETAAEQDLLCCCDDGLLSPGVVCKNGVCSSSRDRTHNGDKVTPRTSPSSSCLLSPISNLMVEFERMSLQEPLDSPTSCRERRSSGGSRHREVRDSYSSSSATDLSCGLNRLSLSHGSQDGEGMEGPGWKTEGGETEERRSSGSSEEYFEAEESLEVLGRTGGSASGGRNFCARSKSWDHGGRDLSSSGSSGSSYKSLDNSNEFLPRTPPHIRRGLFIDGDLPTKLDREVFSAIEGLDVDPQKFPSIHKWKSTMKSYSTSDMQSWPSPAVVKPRLRMQHQTPGSPVSGLMSPTGRFSPARHAASPDFSPSRYSPANASYIQRIRLKHLNEPPI from the exons ATGGAGGCGGTTCTGAGCAGGCTGAGGGGGCTTAGTGCTGAAGAACTGCGCGAGGAGTTTGCCCGAGCAGACATCAAGTGCGGTCCTATCACAGCAACCACCCGAGCCACCTTTGAGAGGAAGTTAGCCCGAGTCCTGGCCGGACCAGAGAGCAGTGCCACTGAATCGGACAGCAGCTCTTCGGCAGGCGTCTCTGGCAGTGCAGCCTCCATTGCCGCCGATCATGCCAAACCTGTGTCATGTGCCACCTCAGCAGTTGCACCTACCACTTCTGCAACAAGCAGCAAACCCAAGGGTGCCGGTGAAGAGTTGGACTTTGGCTACGGTGTGGGACTTAATCctccagaggaagaggagatctCAGTAAAGACAGCCTCAAACAGCTTTGCAGAAGGCACTAACTCCAAAACGGAAACCCCTTCAAAGTCTGCACAAGTGTCCCCGACCTTTTATTATGGAGTATGTCCACAGTGGGAGGATGTTTTGTCTAGAACTG AGAGAGCACATGTATACACTGATAAGAAAGATGCCCTTCAAGCTGTTAAGATGATGAAGGGAGCCCGCTTCAAAGCCTTTCCCAACCGCGAGGATGCTGAGAAGTTTGCTAAGGGGATCTGTGACTATTTTCCCTCTCCCAACAAATCTACACCCTGTGTATCTCCTGTCAAACCAGGCCTGGTCATTAGTAAAG AAAACATGGAGGTTGATACCATCAACCGGGAGCGGGCCAACAGTTTCAAGAGCCCACGCACCCAGGACCTGACCGCCAAACTGAGGAAAGCTGTGGAGAAGGGCGATGAGGTGGCCTTTAGCGAGCTGGTCTGGAGCAACCCACGCTATCTCATCGGCTCAGGGGATAATCCCACTATTGTGCAG GAGGGCTGCCGGTACAACGTCATGCACGTGGCAGCCAAGGAGAACCAGGCAGGAATCGCCCAGCTGCTCCTGGACACCTTGGAAAACCCAGAGTTCATGCGCCTCATGTACCCAGACGACCAGGAAGCTATGCTGCAGAAACGTATCCGCTACATTGTAGATCTTTACCTCAATACTCCAGATAAGGCT GGCTTCGAAACACCACTTCACTTTGCCTGCAAGTTTGGGTGCCCAGAAGTGGTCAATGTCCTGTGCTCGCATCCTGACAGTGATAAGAACTGTAAGAACAAGGATGGCCAGAAGCCTTGTGAT ctTATTTGtagcagaaaaaataaaacccaagaAGTGAGGCAGAAGATAAGTGACTATTTGGAGG ACCGCTGCTTTATCCCTTTGCTGAGGGCAACAGACAACACCTCTCATCCCATCATTGGTGATCTGTGGTCACCTGAATCCTCGGAGAGTCTCTCGCTGATCCAGCGGCATACTAGAAGCCCCATGGATCCCGTGATGACTGTCACGGCCTTTGCTGGCCCGCTGAGCCCTTCTAAA GCGGATGATTTTCGCCGGTCCTGGAAGACGCCACCCAGAGACAAGGCGGAGCTGTTCCACCACATTCTTAAGTCTGATCCTGACCGTGGGGCAGAGAGAGTGGGCAG AGACCTGGCTCATGAGATGGGCCACCCATGGGCTGAGTACTGGGACTTTCTGGACAGTTTTGTGGATCTGTCTTCTACTGAGGGGCTCCGCAAGCTGGACGAGTACCTCAGCAAGAGGGATTTCAGCCCACGGGTTCATGAAGAGGCTGGGGAGAATGAGACCAGCAACAGGTTCAAAACCCCCTCTCCAG GCAAGCCCAAAAAGTTCTGCAACTCCATCTCTGTTGGTGCCTTCCTGGACGAGGGTGATGACATCAGCCTGGAGGAGATGAAAAACCGGCAGAATGCAGCACTCACCAGCATCACATCCTCTGCTGCATCCAAGGACTGCCTAAAGGGAGCAGTGGGTGGCCGTGAGTTCCACATTCTGCCCATCGCATTGCACCACCGCGGAGCCGACCTGATCGAGACGGCGGCCGAGCAGgacctgctgtgctgctgtgatgaCGGCCTCCTGTCGCCTGGCGTCGTCTGCAAAAATGGGGTGTGCTCCTCCTCCAGAGATAGGACTCACAATGGAGACAAGGTGACTCCTCGCACCTCCCCGTCCTCCTCCTGCCTGCTGTCGCCCATCTCCAACCTCATGGTGGAGTTTGAGCGCATGTCGCTGCAAGAGCCGCTGGACAGCCCCACCAGCTGCAGAGAGCGGAGGAGCAGTGGCGGGAGCCGGCACAGGGAAGTCCGGGACTCCTACAGCTCCTCCTCAGCCACAGACCTCAGCTGCGGGCTGAACCGCCTGTCTCTTAGTCACGGCAGTCAGGACGGTGAGGGCATGGAGGGGCCAGGCTGGAaaacagagggaggagaaaCAGAGGAGAGGCGCAGCAGTGGCAGCTCAGAGGAGTACTTTGAAGCAGAGGAGAGTCTGGAGGTGCTGGGCAGGACTGGGGGGTCAGCATCAGGGGGGCGCAACTTCTGTGCTAGGTCCAAGTCATGGGACCATGGGGGGAGGGACCTGAGCAGCTCAGGATCTTCTGGGTCCTCTTATAAGTCCTTAGATAACTCCAATGAGTTCCTACCCAGGACCCCACCGCACATTAGAAGAGGACTTTTTATTGACGG GGATTTACCAACCAAGTTGGACAGAGAGGTCTTTTCAGCAATAGAAGGCTTAGACGTCGATCCCCAAAAATTTCCCAGCATTCACAAGTGGAAGAGCACAATGAAGTCGTACTCCACGTCTGATATGCAGAG